In Desulfuromonas sp. KJ2020, a single window of DNA contains:
- a CDS encoding methyl-accepting chemotaxis protein: MTQEFKRKKLNLQIEREFQIWLLVRIVGVIVLCSVVAGLILFLYARQETAASFYQAHIKIRRVSDLLLPVVAAGSLVSLASGVLLALFLPQKIAGPIYRIEKDLEQFQHGDLTVTIRLRQGDTLQDFSQNLNNMVISIRERVRVVKEDHAVLKRLAAELDDSRLDEAVNKQEHSLRQLKTD; the protein is encoded by the coding sequence ATGACTCAGGAATTTAAAAGGAAAAAATTGAATCTCCAGATTGAGCGCGAGTTCCAGATCTGGCTGCTGGTGCGTATTGTCGGGGTCATTGTGCTCTGCTCGGTGGTCGCTGGCCTCATTTTGTTTTTATACGCCCGCCAGGAAACCGCCGCCTCCTTTTATCAGGCTCACATCAAGATCCGTCGCGTGAGCGACCTGCTGCTTCCCGTTGTGGCCGCGGGTTCGCTGGTCAGCCTGGCCAGCGGTGTCCTTCTGGCTCTTTTTCTGCCTCAGAAAATTGCTGGCCCGATATATCGGATCGAAAAAGACCTGGAGCAGTTTCAGCATGGCGACCTGACCGTCACTATTCGTCTGCGGCAAGGGGACACCCTGCAAGACTTCTCTCAAAACCTCAATAACATGGTCATTTCCATCCGTGAGAGGGTACGGGTTGTCAAGGAAGATCATGCGGTCTTGAAGAGGTTGGCGGCGGAATTGGATGACTCGCGGCTTGATGAGGCGGTAAACAAGCAGGAACATAGTCTGCGCCAGTTGAAAACCGACTAG
- a CDS encoding cytochrome c3 family protein, which yields MTTHRLADKKRRTNRHHSYAGPLVLCVVTTCAWLAMSAFSVFAGPYADSAHGNSPDGVSGYGAKRVTSPHNETYARGNCGHCHEQHLGTEEFLLFAPNNPPTASQNLCFDCHSNASLNDGTLINANYSATFGGAVPTHTSIESVFSSISPNASIHDLNVVSTQIQSYWGDTFGLNSNPCAGCHNPHLAQKNNNPAPYNASAPPKTAISLPGDHNSLWGDTYTETMKQYAQNQGGEYRTPFAVGANPALTSTLHEPDLVSRPVTSEEVKGATTPDYATFCLACHQYTMGTIRAIAWDLDSHGPVNGITYKNGRGVRIAPYTSDGTTSGTDISYGTGGVNFILSCLDCHEPHGSENRSMLRTTVNGKTGIQITVTGEWYAFCTACHASDTHKTSGACNTNGCHTHGSSRF from the coding sequence ATGACAACACACCGTTTGGCAGATAAAAAACGGAGGACAAACCGCCACCATTCTTACGCGGGCCCGCTGGTCTTATGCGTGGTGACGACCTGTGCCTGGCTCGCCATGTCTGCCTTCTCGGTCTTTGCCGGTCCCTACGCCGACTCGGCGCACGGCAACTCGCCCGATGGTGTCTCGGGCTACGGAGCCAAGCGCGTCACCAGCCCTCACAACGAGACCTATGCCCGAGGCAATTGCGGCCACTGCCACGAGCAGCACCTTGGCACCGAGGAATTTCTACTTTTTGCGCCCAACAATCCGCCGACGGCCAGTCAGAATCTCTGCTTTGACTGTCACAGTAATGCTTCGCTCAACGACGGTACTCTCATCAACGCCAATTACAGTGCCACCTTCGGTGGGGCTGTTCCTACCCATACCAGTATTGAAAGCGTTTTTTCTTCCATAAGCCCCAATGCGTCCATCCATGATCTCAATGTTGTTTCCACACAGATACAGAGCTATTGGGGCGATACTTTCGGCCTCAATTCGAACCCCTGTGCGGGGTGCCATAATCCCCACCTGGCCCAAAAAAACAATAATCCCGCCCCATACAATGCCAGTGCGCCTCCTAAAACGGCCATTTCCCTGCCTGGCGACCACAACAGTTTATGGGGAGACACTTACACCGAAACCATGAAACAGTACGCTCAAAATCAGGGTGGCGAATACCGTACTCCTTTTGCCGTCGGGGCCAATCCCGCCTTGACGTCCACCTTGCATGAGCCCGACCTGGTCAGTCGTCCTGTCACCAGCGAGGAAGTCAAGGGCGCGACGACACCCGATTACGCGACCTTCTGCCTGGCCTGTCATCAATACACCATGGGAACGATTAGAGCCATCGCCTGGGATTTAGATTCTCACGGCCCCGTGAACGGGATTACCTACAAAAACGGGCGCGGCGTTCGTATTGCACCCTACACTTCGGATGGTACAACCTCAGGAACGGACATTTCCTATGGAACGGGTGGCGTCAACTTTATTCTGTCCTGCCTGGACTGCCATGAACCGCACGGCTCGGAAAACAGGTCGATGCTACGCACCACGGTCAATGGCAAGACGGGCATTCAGATTACCGTGACCGGCGAGTGGTACGCATTCTGTACGGCCTGCCATGCCTCGGATACCCATAAGACCTCGGGGGCATGCAACACTAACGGTTGTCATACCCATGGAAGTAGCAGATTTTGA
- a CDS encoding peptidylprolyl isomerase has translation MPIKRPTIVLLLTLCFAFSPGFFSVSYALWGFGEKDPVLVSVNEDQLTAADFRHWWTEWQEEGMPLPERPDVFIDWILLWREAEKMELYEKESYRYKIDVFRKVWSLMLLKQEEIDSQIVNPPREDLWKDYLNDYAPRLSLRMVRVADPEKVTPMQSAVESGHTLAEAAVFAKVTNVADLMDNSGFLRPQRIPEPLRRAVRQLPPGQIAGPVNWENAWYFLEVLERESVSEEDFQKNRDTLTRSWQKKKSAELTAALVEKAKVKYEVSIDQEVVEAIGFEPLDAKLAAQPAVFLGDEVIRAQAIADLLAKERTTRPNADMATLRQGVINDMLAQTLTGLEALDRHYETKPPFSHTFKFYQQHRLIKELEKEIFWPQIKISEEDIRQAYQQNIELYSSGGMVELAQIQTREKDLARQLSARLSAGEDFYALMRPLAPRGVQTEKIPLNHLSSPVREIVADMVQGETRSWETPEGETLFIKVVRLDLLPSLPLEQVSETIRQTLRQSRYEKVRSQYVDILRERSTIKVNERVWKNIREQLVKEAEPNATF, from the coding sequence TTGCCCATAAAGCGCCCTACCATAGTTCTTCTGCTTACTCTCTGTTTTGCTTTCAGCCCGGGGTTTTTCTCTGTCAGCTATGCCCTTTGGGGGTTTGGGGAGAAAGATCCCGTCCTGGTCTCGGTGAACGAGGATCAGCTGACGGCTGCAGATTTCAGACACTGGTGGACGGAGTGGCAGGAAGAAGGCATGCCCCTGCCAGAGCGCCCCGATGTCTTCATCGATTGGATTCTGCTCTGGCGCGAAGCGGAAAAGATGGAACTGTACGAAAAAGAGTCCTATCGGTACAAAATCGATGTTTTTCGTAAGGTTTGGTCTCTGATGCTGTTAAAGCAAGAGGAAATTGACAGCCAGATTGTCAACCCGCCTCGTGAAGACCTGTGGAAGGATTACCTGAACGACTACGCACCCCGCCTGAGTCTGCGCATGGTTCGGGTCGCCGATCCTGAAAAAGTGACGCCCATGCAGAGTGCCGTTGAGTCCGGCCATACCCTGGCAGAAGCCGCCGTCTTCGCTAAAGTGACCAACGTGGCAGATTTGATGGATAATTCGGGATTTCTTCGCCCTCAGCGTATTCCCGAACCCCTGCGACGGGCTGTTCGCCAATTGCCCCCGGGGCAGATAGCGGGTCCTGTGAATTGGGAAAACGCCTGGTACTTTTTGGAAGTGCTGGAAAGGGAGTCGGTTTCGGAAGAGGATTTTCAGAAGAACCGGGACACCTTGACGCGGAGCTGGCAGAAAAAAAAGAGTGCTGAATTGACGGCGGCGCTCGTAGAGAAAGCTAAAGTGAAATATGAGGTGTCCATCGACCAGGAAGTGGTTGAGGCTATCGGTTTCGAGCCCCTCGATGCCAAGTTGGCGGCTCAACCCGCTGTTTTCCTAGGTGATGAAGTTATCAGGGCGCAAGCCATTGCCGATCTGTTGGCCAAGGAGCGGACCACGAGGCCGAATGCGGATATGGCCACTCTGCGCCAAGGGGTTATCAACGATATGCTCGCCCAGACTCTCACCGGGCTGGAAGCCCTGGACCGGCATTATGAAACGAAACCGCCCTTTAGTCATACTTTTAAGTTTTACCAGCAGCACCGCTTGATCAAGGAACTTGAAAAGGAAATCTTCTGGCCGCAGATCAAAATCAGCGAAGAGGATATCCGACAAGCCTACCAGCAGAATATCGAACTCTATTCATCCGGGGGCATGGTGGAGTTGGCCCAGATTCAAACCCGGGAGAAAGACCTGGCTCGGCAACTGTCGGCACGACTTTCGGCCGGTGAAGACTTCTATGCGCTCATGCGTCCCCTCGCTCCCAGAGGTGTGCAGACGGAAAAAATACCCTTGAATCACCTGTCATCCCCCGTCCGAGAGATTGTGGCCGATATGGTCCAGGGAGAGACCCGCAGCTGGGAGACCCCCGAGGGCGAGACCCTTTTCATCAAGGTGGTCCGCCTCGATCTGCTGCCGTCCCTGCCTCTGGAGCAGGTGTCCGAAACAATTCGACAGACCTTGCGGCAGTCCCGTTATGAAAAGGTGCGCAGTCAGTATGTTGATATACTGAGAGAACGTTCGACCATTAAAGTCAATGAACGGGTCTGGAAAAATATACGCGAACAACTGGTCAAGGAAGCGGAACCCAATGCGACGTTTTGA
- a CDS encoding YncE family protein, producing MKSLPGEMMKCSPKTGLFLGLLVSLCLGGGCHPNLVPIGTQPVVAGPDQALVTLYLETVGTGPANLSLVIGDVEVLQEGVWLPVISGPVEIKLTQDRARQTLLGLGALPAGRHEQFRFRLHEVREGRRVLPLAVEQSHVLLNDGTGITLDEGDSRCLFLQWQLDDYQDSQERFVPRFSLKAQTEPLTSELLYVLCDDINTLYLIRSDRNFVIYSLALEGPVSDLRLDKEKQLLYILSRGARSLLVFDCQRNRLIDRVALPATVDPRYLALSTDGAFAFVSDAATDKIVKIDLASGQLVQQASVGYQPGRLLYFDEGSQGRVAVSSPGSQQVFVLDASSLTVVSSFSTGFHPEGLLLVDDVLYVCDRGSQTVTAWSLRTRTVQSHIPVGREPVSLAGDGGDKIYVANYGEQVLSVITRGQHMSLRQIPVGKGPYSFAYLAHRNALYVANRGSRTVMALDVASERSFATIPLGGEPLFLAVQD from the coding sequence TTGAAATCTTTGCCCGGTGAAATGATGAAGTGTTCTCCCAAAACAGGACTTTTTTTAGGTCTGCTGGTCAGCCTCTGTCTCGGTGGCGGCTGTCACCCGAATTTGGTCCCGATCGGGACGCAGCCTGTAGTGGCGGGTCCCGACCAGGCTCTGGTCACCCTTTACCTGGAAACTGTCGGCACCGGCCCAGCCAATCTCTCCCTGGTTATCGGCGATGTTGAGGTTCTTCAGGAAGGAGTCTGGCTGCCGGTCATTTCCGGTCCTGTCGAAATCAAGCTGACACAGGATCGGGCGCGACAGACGCTGCTGGGGCTTGGCGCACTCCCTGCCGGTCGCCACGAGCAGTTCCGTTTCCGCCTCCATGAGGTCAGGGAGGGCCGCAGAGTTCTGCCCCTGGCGGTCGAGCAAAGCCATGTCCTGCTGAATGACGGTACCGGTATCACCCTGGACGAAGGAGATAGCCGTTGTCTTTTCCTGCAATGGCAGCTGGATGACTACCAGGACAGTCAGGAACGCTTTGTTCCTCGCTTCAGTCTCAAGGCACAGACGGAACCTTTGACCAGCGAACTGCTCTACGTCCTCTGTGATGACATCAATACGCTTTACCTGATTCGTTCTGATCGGAATTTTGTCATTTATTCGCTGGCATTGGAAGGGCCGGTCAGTGACCTCCGCCTCGACAAGGAAAAACAGCTTCTCTATATCCTCAGCCGCGGAGCCAGGTCCCTGCTGGTTTTCGACTGCCAGCGCAACCGTCTCATTGATCGTGTGGCACTGCCCGCGACCGTCGATCCACGCTACCTGGCTCTTTCTACGGATGGAGCCTTCGCCTTTGTCTCCGATGCGGCCACGGACAAGATCGTCAAGATTGATCTGGCCAGCGGACAACTGGTGCAACAGGCCAGTGTCGGTTATCAGCCGGGGCGCCTGCTCTATTTTGATGAGGGCAGCCAGGGGAGGGTCGCGGTCAGTTCTCCCGGCTCTCAGCAGGTTTTTGTCCTCGATGCCTCCTCCCTTACGGTGGTTTCCAGCTTTTCCACCGGCTTTCACCCGGAAGGGTTGCTCTTGGTCGACGATGTTCTCTATGTCTGCGACCGCGGCAGCCAGACGGTCACGGCCTGGTCCTTACGAACCCGCACCGTGCAGAGCCATATCCCGGTCGGGCGCGAGCCGGTGTCCCTGGCCGGTGACGGAGGGGATAAAATCTATGTGGCCAATTATGGAGAGCAGGTTCTTTCCGTAATCACGCGGGGGCAGCATATGTCACTGCGTCAGATACCCGTCGGTAAAGGCCCTTATTCCTTTGCCTATCTGGCCCACCGAAACGCACTGTACGTCGCAAATCGCGGCTCCAGAACGGTTATGGCTTTGGATGTCGCAAGTGAACGGTCCTTTGCCACCATCCCTCTGGGTGGGGAACCCCTGTTTCTGGCGGTACAAGATTAA
- a CDS encoding penicillin-binding protein activator LpoB, translated as MRHFLIKSRFFLFLALLTAVGCSTTRHSFVEESFDPGYVQMVAVLPLENHSAEKFAAERLRDVVTTELLARRLFKVVEKGDLRRFLREEVAEAETVSLDASTAKRMGKALNVDAYLAGSVDDYSELRNGSYSYPQVALTLRLVDVQTGRIIWQASDSARGYSTFGRIFGFASPSVNEVSYRLVRDLLKSLR; from the coding sequence GTGCGACATTTTTTAATAAAAAGCAGGTTTTTTCTTTTTCTGGCTCTGTTGACCGCCGTGGGCTGCTCCACGACCAGGCACTCTTTTGTCGAGGAGAGCTTTGACCCTGGCTATGTCCAGATGGTGGCTGTTCTGCCGTTGGAAAATCATTCCGCCGAAAAATTTGCGGCGGAACGGCTTCGTGACGTTGTCACCACCGAACTTCTGGCCCGTCGCCTGTTTAAGGTGGTTGAGAAGGGCGATTTGCGGCGCTTTCTCCGGGAGGAGGTCGCCGAAGCGGAGACCGTCTCCCTGGATGCCTCCACCGCCAAGCGCATGGGAAAAGCGTTGAACGTTGATGCTTATCTGGCAGGTTCGGTTGATGATTACAGTGAACTGCGCAACGGGTCTTACAGTTATCCTCAGGTGGCGTTAACGCTGCGGCTGGTCGATGTGCAGACCGGTCGAATTATCTGGCAGGCCAGTGACTCCGCCCGGGGATACAGTACATTCGGCCGCATTTTCGGTTTTGCCAGCCCCAGCGTCAATGAAGTTAGTTATCGGTTGGTCAGGGATCTCTTGAAAAGCCTTCGTTGA
- a CDS encoding cytochrome c3 family protein — MAAESDECYGCHDRQAFQGRVVHAPVKEGRCSLCHSPHVAKEKALLRATEAALCLQCHQKVGQAVAQSAYSHEPVARGNCVTCHAPHASSHPVLLAGNLSETCFSCHEESRRVYAVPHKPFAEGKCDGCHTSHGAADSRLVKAADPLLCLACHQDRERLKSRHLGRNPANLACLKCHSPHGGSQKTLLRARQHQPFAQGQCRQCHEQPNRPSLCLQCHAEVLPSFQHSHSHLVGQAGANICLSCHDAHAGDAAGMLPANQSGLCRSCHADTFKRRAGMLHRHPEWNTCSDCHQLHGSDHTAMLKGEVDAVCGQCHEKHVSFTHPVGEKARDPRNDLPMTCITCHDSNVGTLFKYHLRGGGERGLCIECHQSY, encoded by the coding sequence ATGGCAGCTGAAAGCGACGAATGCTACGGCTGTCATGACCGCCAGGCGTTCCAGGGCAGGGTCGTCCATGCACCCGTCAAGGAGGGGCGCTGCAGCCTGTGCCATTCCCCTCATGTCGCCAAGGAAAAGGCGCTGCTGCGGGCCACCGAGGCCGCGCTCTGTCTGCAGTGCCACCAGAAGGTCGGGCAAGCCGTGGCCCAAAGTGCCTATTCCCATGAGCCGGTGGCCCGGGGAAACTGTGTGACCTGCCACGCGCCCCATGCGTCCAGTCACCCGGTCCTGCTGGCAGGAAACCTGTCCGAAACCTGCTTTTCCTGCCATGAAGAGAGTCGGCGGGTCTATGCTGTTCCCCACAAGCCCTTCGCCGAAGGAAAATGTGACGGCTGCCACACGTCGCACGGAGCGGCGGATTCCCGTCTGGTCAAGGCGGCGGATCCTCTTTTATGCCTGGCCTGCCACCAGGACAGGGAGCGTCTGAAGTCCAGGCATCTTGGCCGCAATCCGGCGAATCTGGCTTGCCTGAAGTGCCACTCCCCCCATGGCGGCAGCCAAAAGACTCTTCTGAGGGCCAGACAGCACCAGCCCTTCGCCCAGGGCCAGTGTCGCCAGTGCCACGAGCAGCCTAACCGCCCCTCTCTCTGTCTGCAGTGTCACGCCGAGGTCCTGCCGAGTTTTCAGCACAGCCACTCCCATCTGGTTGGCCAGGCAGGCGCCAATATCTGTCTGAGCTGCCATGACGCCCATGCGGGAGATGCCGCCGGCATGCTGCCCGCAAACCAGTCAGGCCTATGCCGGTCCTGTCACGCCGATACGTTCAAACGTCGCGCCGGTATGCTGCACCGGCATCCTGAGTGGAATACCTGCTCTGACTGTCATCAGCTGCACGGCAGTGATCATACGGCGATGTTGAAAGGCGAGGTGGATGCAGTCTGCGGTCAGTGCCATGAAAAACACGTGAGCTTTACTCATCCTGTCGGAGAGAAAGCCCGAGATCCGCGCAATGACTTGCCCATGACCTGTATTACCTGCCACGATTCCAATGTCGGCACTCTCTTCAAGTATCATCTTCGTGGGGGTGGCGAGCGGGGACTTTGCATCGAATGTCACCAAAGTTATTGA
- a CDS encoding cytochrome c3 family protein has product MTFFLSTRRSWITGWILKDLVFFPVVLALGVFFWWGGLGPVWGAEGEAPCLDCHQAAWEKDLEKFYVHAPFREKSCRRCHVVGSYKESQTSALAPPQSAIEWFRRNQVPAREHWFTFAPGLVSDPLWLEIRGGNQRQNLQPVRLPPLARLPELADDGRPPQISRVEVEEVSLGVFVSVHISWETDEFADSSVLFGVGKLTEKSSSDFNLRKDHEMILSGLKKGKEYRFSAVSEDVFGNRAVSAPLTFSTHRDLLAKENPSDPYLPDSDNPDLTQRLRRAGDQYLLEVSARYPVVVSLGKNSGNRNGPHRLAQVPVSLNDSPHPPMQGEEVLNIHICFECHQNINEAMSHPVNILPPKGMIIPPEYPLLADGRMTCMSCHRRHGSDLPFRMIKSSRKELCIGCHVNY; this is encoded by the coding sequence ATGACGTTTTTCCTTTCCACGCGACGGTCATGGATTACAGGTTGGATCCTCAAAGACCTCGTTTTTTTTCCGGTCGTTCTGGCGCTGGGTGTCTTCTTTTGGTGGGGCGGGCTTGGTCCGGTTTGGGGCGCAGAAGGCGAGGCCCCCTGTCTTGACTGTCATCAGGCGGCCTGGGAAAAAGACCTTGAAAAATTTTACGTCCATGCACCCTTTCGGGAAAAGAGTTGCAGGCGTTGCCATGTTGTCGGCTCTTATAAGGAATCGCAAACCTCCGCGCTGGCTCCACCACAGTCAGCCATTGAGTGGTTTAGGCGTAATCAAGTTCCTGCCCGCGAACATTGGTTCACTTTTGCACCGGGCCTCGTTTCTGACCCTCTCTGGCTCGAAATAAGGGGTGGAAACCAGCGCCAAAATTTGCAGCCTGTGCGCCTTCCCCCCTTAGCGAGGCTGCCAGAACTGGCCGACGACGGCAGGCCGCCGCAAATCAGCCGCGTTGAGGTTGAAGAGGTCAGCCTGGGCGTTTTTGTATCGGTGCACATTTCTTGGGAAACCGATGAGTTTGCCGACTCCTCTGTGCTTTTCGGGGTGGGGAAATTAACTGAAAAGTCTTCCAGCGATTTTAACCTGCGAAAAGATCATGAGATGATTCTGTCCGGACTGAAGAAGGGGAAAGAATACCGCTTCTCCGCTGTTTCAGAAGATGTTTTCGGCAACCGAGCTGTCTCAGCGCCCTTGACCTTCTCCACACACCGTGATCTTCTCGCCAAGGAAAATCCTTCAGACCCATACCTGCCGGATTCAGACAATCCGGACCTGACCCAGCGCTTGCGCCGTGCTGGAGATCAATACCTTCTGGAGGTCTCCGCCCGCTATCCTGTCGTCGTTTCCTTGGGTAAAAATTCCGGAAACCGAAATGGACCGCATCGCCTGGCCCAAGTGCCCGTATCTCTCAACGACTCCCCTCATCCCCCCATGCAGGGTGAAGAGGTTCTCAATATCCATATCTGCTTCGAGTGCCACCAGAATATTAACGAGGCGATGTCTCATCCCGTCAATATCCTGCCGCCGAAGGGGATGATCATTCCGCCTGAATATCCGCTACTTGCCGATGGGCGAATGACCTGCATGTCCTGCCACCGCCGGCACGGGTCCGATCTCCCTTTCCGTATGATCAAATCGTCTCGCAAGGAACTGTGTATCGGTTGCCACGTCAATTACTGA
- a CDS encoding cytochrome c3 family protein: protein MRRFDSFWKMALLLAAVGLAACAPAGQKGASKGCLDCHQEYASRFAEGNKHQPVAMQECGACHRNHGLIGGLYLKREVPELCFDCHAEINPARANYTFPHPPTDSGQCLVCHDPHNAKQQALLKDTEEALCLTCHDAAVFAGQHRHAPLAKGCKTCHQVHGSQAPDLLSLDKEALCASCHDLQRPVHREKHGGYAIERGCTDCHSAHTSDRAPLLKASVHKPVKEGTCGDCHDGADLGSDGLPAADKESSCYSCHGDKETEFSAEDTHAVVREGRCRACHAPHASDSTFLASQDEKTLCFDCHTFRFNETGGQQSRGIKGHSPVAGGDCLSCHSPHRGSVGQNALLAASPDRLCSQCHDTGTSVPTYSHPPMRQDGCLACHQPHESTEAGLLVKPQRSLCADCHESVRQAMNDTHLHRPFLTGRCDACHNPHGGDRTAFLKGEGAQTCAPCHPKLEAQRRSPGWHVPFTAGQCRACHQPHSSGQAFLLTGEVSAVCLQCHPGQQPAAGMTDKHQNCASCHAPHGNEGDHFLLKSLPELCLTCHKVDQFWEQGAAHAPAAAGQCTVCHDPHFSRVETAFDARETCFGCHNLSPAELTKSHGGMRPGDQTCLECHDPHGASNTSLLHPVGHKPFMDGDCAACHQGGAP from the coding sequence ATGCGACGTTTTGATTCTTTCTGGAAGATGGCGTTGCTTCTCGCTGCGGTCGGATTAGCTGCCTGCGCGCCGGCCGGACAGAAAGGGGCTTCCAAAGGGTGCCTCGATTGCCACCAGGAATACGCCAGCCGATTTGCCGAGGGGAACAAGCACCAACCTGTGGCCATGCAGGAGTGCGGCGCCTGCCATCGCAACCATGGACTGATCGGCGGCCTCTATCTAAAAAGGGAGGTGCCCGAACTCTGCTTCGACTGCCATGCCGAGATCAACCCGGCCCGGGCCAATTATACTTTTCCTCATCCTCCGACTGACTCGGGCCAATGTCTGGTCTGCCACGACCCCCACAACGCCAAACAACAAGCCCTGCTCAAAGACACGGAAGAAGCTCTCTGTCTGACCTGCCACGACGCCGCTGTTTTTGCCGGGCAGCATCGGCATGCGCCTTTGGCCAAGGGCTGCAAAACCTGCCACCAGGTGCATGGCAGTCAGGCACCTGATCTGCTGTCCCTCGATAAAGAGGCCCTCTGTGCTTCCTGCCATGACCTGCAGCGGCCAGTGCATCGAGAAAAGCACGGAGGCTATGCCATTGAAAGGGGCTGTACGGATTGCCACAGCGCACATACGTCTGACCGGGCGCCTCTTCTGAAGGCTTCCGTTCACAAGCCGGTGAAGGAGGGGACTTGTGGCGATTGCCATGATGGTGCCGATCTTGGCAGCGATGGACTGCCTGCCGCGGATAAAGAATCGTCCTGTTACAGCTGTCATGGTGATAAAGAGACTGAATTTTCCGCAGAAGATACCCATGCTGTCGTGCGTGAAGGACGCTGCCGGGCCTGCCATGCCCCTCATGCCAGCGATTCTACTTTCTTGGCGAGCCAGGATGAAAAAACCCTTTGCTTCGACTGTCATACCTTTAGGTTCAATGAAACCGGAGGTCAGCAGTCGCGCGGTATAAAAGGGCACAGCCCGGTAGCGGGAGGTGACTGCCTCAGCTGTCACTCCCCCCACCGGGGATCTGTCGGTCAAAACGCTCTTTTGGCCGCATCGCCTGACCGCTTGTGCAGTCAGTGCCATGACACGGGAACTTCCGTTCCGACCTATTCCCATCCCCCCATGCGCCAGGATGGCTGCCTGGCGTGCCATCAGCCCCATGAAAGTACGGAAGCCGGCCTGCTGGTCAAGCCGCAGCGCAGCCTCTGTGCCGACTGTCATGAAAGCGTACGTCAAGCCATGAACGACACGCATCTGCATCGGCCTTTCCTGACCGGCCGTTGCGACGCCTGCCATAATCCTCATGGCGGTGACAGGACGGCTTTTCTAAAAGGGGAGGGCGCCCAAACCTGTGCCCCCTGCCATCCGAAGCTGGAGGCGCAGCGGCGGAGTCCGGGGTGGCACGTGCCTTTCACCGCCGGACAGTGCCGCGCCTGTCACCAGCCGCATTCCAGCGGCCAGGCGTTTTTGCTGACAGGGGAGGTTTCCGCTGTCTGTCTGCAATGTCACCCCGGACAGCAGCCCGCTGCGGGTATGACGGATAAACATCAAAACTGCGCCAGCTGCCACGCCCCGCACGGCAACGAAGGCGATCACTTCCTGCTGAAGAGCCTTCCCGAGTTATGTCTTACCTGTCATAAGGTCGACCAATTTTGGGAGCAGGGTGCGGCGCATGCTCCCGCCGCAGCCGGTCAGTGCACAGTCTGTCATGATCCCCATTTCAGTCGCGTCGAGACCGCTTTTGATGCCAGGGAAACGTGCTTTGGCTGTCACAACCTCTCGCCAGCCGAGCTGACGAAATCCCACGGCGGCATGAGGCCTGGAGACCAAACCTGCCTCGAATGTCATGATCCGCACGGCGCCAGTAATACATCCCTTCTGCATCCCGTCGGCCACAAGCCTTTCATGGATGGAGACTGTGCCGCCTGTCATCAGGGAGGCGCGCCATGA
- a CDS encoding cytochrome c3 family protein, which yields MTFWPKHWGAWLGMLLAFAAATEAIAAVTGPCSDCHTMHYSQDGGVLGEWSGPGPHQSLLTTTCIGCHTGSNRGGDTPFVFSVSAPLYDSYGIEVGTDTLAGGNFYWVTQAGGDNRGHNVAGLAAADPGFSLPPGFEGGRMAEDGSIPGGGVWPAGQQVTCAGVYGCHGSHAENIPTLAIKGGHHKGQSGHIIPAEPFAAESGYRMLVGVAGYEDPAWEYQPTSTRHNQYKGVDSPEVLTDLSTIGSMCARCHGQYHDGSGNVGSRSPWVRHPTDYDMGNTAAASEYRDYGGSGVNAYQVGVPLASVDVSLVRTSVSFADDTIVTCLSCHRAHGSPWYRSLRWDYVGNPMGGGCAVCHTSKD from the coding sequence ATGACTTTTTGGCCTAAACATTGGGGCGCATGGCTCGGGATGCTACTGGCCTTTGCCGCGGCAACAGAAGCAATTGCTGCCGTCACCGGTCCTTGCTCCGATTGCCATACCATGCATTATAGCCAGGACGGTGGGGTCCTGGGTGAATGGAGCGGGCCGGGGCCGCATCAGTCCTTGCTGACAACCACCTGTATCGGCTGCCATACCGGCAGCAACAGAGGCGGCGATACGCCTTTCGTATTTTCCGTCTCAGCCCCCCTGTATGACAGCTATGGTATTGAGGTGGGCACCGATACCCTGGCAGGTGGCAACTTTTACTGGGTGACGCAGGCCGGCGGCGACAACCGGGGTCACAATGTGGCTGGTCTGGCGGCCGCCGATCCAGGGTTTTCCCTTCCTCCCGGGTTTGAGGGAGGCAGGATGGCTGAAGATGGCAGTATCCCAGGCGGCGGCGTATGGCCGGCGGGACAGCAGGTCACCTGTGCCGGGGTGTACGGCTGCCACGGCAGCCACGCCGAAAACATTCCTACGCTGGCGATCAAGGGGGGGCATCATAAAGGCCAGTCCGGTCATATTATCCCTGCAGAGCCTTTTGCCGCGGAGAGCGGTTACCGGATGCTGGTCGGGGTGGCCGGCTACGAGGATCCCGCCTGGGAATATCAGCCCACCTCGACCCGGCACAACCAGTACAAGGGTGTTGATTCCCCGGAAGTCTTGACCGATCTGTCGACCATCGGTTCGATGTGCGCCCGCTGTCATGGGCAGTATCACGACGGCAGCGGCAATGTTGGCAGCCGTTCCCCTTGGGTTCGACATCCGACGGATTACGACATGGGCAACACAGCAGCGGCTTCCGAATACCGCGATTATGGCGGCAGCGGTGTCAATGCCTACCAGGTCGGTGTTCCCTTGGCCTCCGTCGACGTGTCTTTGGTGCGCACCTCAGTGTCCTTTGCAGACGATACCATCGTCACCTGCCTCTCTTGCCACCGTGCTCACGGGTCGCCCTGGTACCGGTCCCTGCGCTGGGACTACGTTGGCAATCCCATGGGGGGAGGCTGTGCGGTCTGTCACACCAGTAAGGATTGA